In a single window of the Microbacterium sp. SL75 genome:
- a CDS encoding copper resistance CopC family protein, giving the protein MVTRNALRRALVGAVVVAAAMTTALGGATAASAHDSLVSSTPAEGESVSSLSEVTLGFSANLLGYDGGNIVIVVGPDGKHYESECVALAGPTLTLPVALGAPGAYTVEWRAVSSDGHPVSGEIPFTYTGENTSAGADSSPCASAQGAAPAETPVAAPSTSGGVSGLTVGLLIGGGAVVLVGVIVVVILSRRPREDQEPSDKE; this is encoded by the coding sequence ATGGTCACCCGGAACGCTCTGCGCCGGGCCCTGGTCGGGGCGGTGGTCGTCGCTGCGGCGATGACCACCGCCCTCGGCGGGGCGACGGCTGCCTCGGCCCACGACAGTCTCGTCTCGTCGACGCCCGCGGAGGGCGAGAGCGTCTCGTCGCTGTCGGAGGTCACACTCGGTTTCAGCGCCAACCTGCTCGGCTACGACGGCGGCAACATCGTCATCGTGGTCGGCCCCGACGGCAAGCACTACGAGAGCGAGTGCGTGGCTCTCGCCGGCCCCACCCTGACCCTCCCGGTCGCCCTGGGGGCACCCGGCGCGTACACGGTGGAGTGGCGCGCGGTCTCGTCCGACGGACACCCCGTCTCGGGCGAGATCCCGTTCACGTACACCGGCGAGAACACCTCGGCCGGAGCGGATTCCTCGCCGTGCGCGAGCGCCCAGGGCGCGGCTCCCGCCGAGACCCCGGTGGCAGCGCCCTCGACCTCGGGCGGCGTGTCCGGCCTGACGGTGGGCCTGCTGATCGGCGGCGGAGCGGTCGTACTGGTCGGTGTGATCGTCGTCGTGATCCTCAGCCGTCGCCCGCGCGAGGACCAGGAGCCGTCCGACAAGGAGTGA
- a CDS encoding neutral zinc metallopeptidase, producing the protein MTFNDNARVGGNSAKRRGGTMAAVGGGAVGLGAVVVLLISMFTGTDLTGLLGSGGGAAAPGSGGERIASCETGQDANENDSCRLAAASLDIDQFWAERLDGYRKPQLVIVDGQTGSSCGTASNATGPFYCPPDETVFVDPTFFSILREQYDTTAGPLAQLYVLAHEYGHHVQSLTGVMQQHPNNGTGADSNGVRTELQADCYAGAWVAAASEQVDENGTPYLQPPTDQQILDALSAASAVGDDHIQTEAGQISNPDSFTHGSSEQRTRWFDEGRQGGVNACDTFSVPGGSL; encoded by the coding sequence GTGACGTTCAACGACAATGCCCGCGTGGGCGGCAACTCGGCCAAGCGCCGGGGCGGAACCATGGCGGCCGTCGGCGGCGGGGCCGTGGGCCTCGGCGCGGTGGTCGTGTTGCTCATCTCGATGTTCACCGGAACCGACCTGACGGGCCTGCTCGGCTCGGGCGGGGGCGCTGCGGCCCCCGGCAGCGGCGGCGAGCGGATCGCGAGCTGCGAGACGGGTCAGGATGCAAACGAAAACGACTCCTGTCGTCTCGCTGCGGCCTCGCTCGACATCGACCAGTTCTGGGCCGAGCGCCTCGACGGGTACCGCAAACCGCAGTTGGTCATCGTCGACGGACAGACGGGGAGCTCGTGCGGTACCGCCTCGAACGCGACCGGTCCGTTCTACTGCCCGCCGGACGAGACGGTGTTCGTCGATCCGACCTTCTTCTCGATCCTGCGAGAGCAGTACGACACCACAGCGGGGCCCCTCGCTCAGCTCTACGTGCTCGCCCACGAGTACGGCCACCACGTGCAGAGCCTCACCGGCGTGATGCAGCAGCACCCGAACAACGGCACGGGCGCCGACAGCAACGGCGTGCGCACTGAGCTGCAGGCCGATTGCTACGCGGGCGCCTGGGTTGCCGCGGCGAGCGAGCAGGTGGACGAGAACGGCACCCCGTACCTGCAGCCGCCCACCGACCAGCAGATCCTCGACGCCCTGTCCGCCGCTTCGGCCGTCGGCGATGACCACATCCAGACCGAAGCGGGCCAGATCTCCAACCCCGACAGCTTCACGCACGGCTCGAGCGAGCAGCGCACGCGCTGGTTCGACGAAGGCCGCCAGGGCGGCGTCAACGCCTGCGACACGTTCTCGGTGCCCGGCGGGAGCCTGTAA
- a CDS encoding GNAT family N-acetyltransferase, with protein sequence MADDAIHDTDTALAYGADILRGERVRLRALTDADLDPLVDWWQRSDSAVLQQNSVSPRPIAAVREMFQAWSRNDSPGGAGFSIDDEAGQLIGHATLWGAALPARIATFAIILGPDAVGRGYGADATRTMLRYAFDELGVHKVELRVWAYNDRAIRAYEKAGFVREGVRRAVAFHGGRFHDEVLMGVLAEEFGAG encoded by the coding sequence ATGGCCGATGACGCGATCCACGACACCGACACCGCCCTGGCGTACGGCGCCGACATCCTGCGCGGTGAGCGCGTGCGGTTACGCGCGCTGACCGACGCCGACCTCGACCCACTCGTCGACTGGTGGCAGCGCAGCGACAGCGCCGTGCTGCAGCAGAACAGCGTGAGCCCGCGCCCGATCGCGGCCGTCCGCGAGATGTTCCAGGCGTGGAGCCGCAACGACTCCCCCGGCGGGGCGGGCTTCAGCATCGACGACGAGGCCGGTCAGCTCATCGGTCACGCGACGCTCTGGGGAGCCGCCCTCCCGGCGCGCATCGCGACGTTCGCGATCATCCTCGGCCCCGACGCCGTCGGACGCGGATACGGCGCGGATGCCACGCGCACGATGCTGCGGTACGCCTTCGACGAGCTCGGGGTGCACAAGGTCGAGCTGCGGGTCTGGGCCTACAACGACCGGGCCATCCGCGCCTACGAGAAGGCCGGGTTCGTGCGCGAGGGCGTGCGACGCGCGGTGGCGTTCCACGGCGGGCGGTTCCACGACGAGGTGCTGATGGGCGTGCTGGCCGAGGAATTCGGCGCGGGGTGA
- a CDS encoding YcnI family protein, translating to MSRKTTLRRALVGLAAGAALAIAVPLAASAHVTVNPNTATPGSYATVNFRVPTESKTASTVKLEVTLPTDTPLTSVLVEPVPGWTASVEKGALPAPVEVDGNTISDGPLKIVWQADPGVGIGQDQFQIFSAVLGPIPDTGHLVLPAVQTYSDGSVVDWTNTPEQVAADDTLEPAPVLYINDTPPASGHGGHSGHGSASAAPTMDDHSMEASSQTGDSSGLSLGLSIAALVIAVAGALLGAFAVSRRPKRS from the coding sequence ATGTCTCGAAAGACCACTCTTCGACGTGCCCTCGTCGGCCTCGCCGCCGGCGCGGCCCTGGCGATCGCCGTTCCGCTCGCGGCCTCGGCCCACGTCACCGTCAACCCCAACACGGCGACCCCCGGCAGCTACGCCACGGTCAACTTCCGCGTCCCCACCGAGTCCAAGACGGCATCCACCGTCAAGCTCGAGGTCACGCTGCCGACCGATACTCCGCTGACCTCGGTGCTCGTCGAGCCCGTCCCGGGCTGGACCGCCTCCGTCGAGAAGGGGGCGCTGCCCGCTCCCGTCGAGGTCGACGGCAACACCATCTCGGACGGCCCGCTCAAGATCGTCTGGCAGGCCGACCCCGGCGTGGGTATCGGACAGGATCAGTTCCAGATCTTCTCGGCGGTGCTCGGACCGATCCCCGACACCGGGCACCTCGTGCTCCCCGCCGTGCAGACCTACTCCGACGGCTCGGTCGTCGACTGGACGAACACCCCCGAGCAGGTCGCGGCTGACGACACGCTCGAGCCCGCCCCGGTGCTCTACATCAACGACACCCCGCCCGCGAGCGGGCACGGCGGACACAGCGGCCACGGCAGCGCTTCGGCCGCGCCGACGATGGACGACCACTCGATGGAGGCCTCGTCCCAGACCGGCGACTCCTCGGGCCTGTCGCTGGGCCTCAGCATCGCGGCTCTCGTGATCGCGGTCGCCGGCGCCCTGCTCGGCGCCTTCGCGGTGTCGCGTCGCCCGAAGCGCAGCTGA